In the Saccharococcus thermophilus genome, TTTATTGCAGCTTTCTAAACTCGATAGTAAAGATTATAAGCTGAATAAATCATGGATCAATTTTTCCGCGTACTTTCATAAAGTGATTGATCGCTTTGAATTAACGAAAAGCGAAAATATCACATTTGTGCGCAAAATTCCACAGGAAGCCATTTTTATTGAAGTGGATGAAGATAAAATTACACAAGTGTTAGATAATATTATTTCCAATGCTATCAAATATTCTCCGCAAGGCGGAACGATTACGTTTCGTGTCAGAGAGCTTGCCGATGAAATTATTGTCAGCGTCAGCGATGAAGGGGTCGGCATTCCGAAAGCGGACTTGGCGAAAGTGTTTGAACGGTTTTATCGTGTTGATAAAGCAAGATCCCGCAAACTTGGCGGTACTGGACTCGGGCTGGCAATTGCGAAAGAAGTCGTCGTTGCCCATGGGGGAACGATTTGGGCGGAAAGTAAAGAGCATAAGGGAACAACGATTTTCTTTACCTTACCGCTAGAACGTGATCAAAAGGATGACTGGTACGATGTATGAAACAGTGAAGTCGATTGTGTTAACCACTTTAGTGCTCATAAGCATTATTTTAACGTTTGGATTATGGACATACCATCCAAAATATGATGTGTTGCAAAATGACGAATATATTCAGCATGTTTCCGTCAGCAACACTCAAGTAGATACAGCGATGATCGTCCAGCCTTCGCAAATATTGATTCATAAAAATAATGCCCATTATGGAATCGACAAGGATGAGGAAAAAAATGAGATTTTAAAAGAAATAAAAAAATGGACAATCGATGATTTTGAAGATATTTCTTCGACGATTCCAACCGGAAAATTTTTATCGTTTTTATACGAAAAACAAAGACTGGAGCTCGTTTATCCCGATAGCATTCCTATCGATGTGTACCGGTCCATTTTCCAAATTAAAGATAAAGGGATAAAAAATGTCTATTTTGACCGCATTGTCATTCCATTAGCGAACAAAAATGAGCTCTCTGTTTATTTTATTTCTACGGAAAAACGGAAAGTGTACAAGGCGCTGGCAAGCGATGTTACATTATCGGAAATAAACAAACTAACCGAGGAAATCGATCGCTATCCGCGCTACTTCCCTTATGCCGTTAGTGAAACGAAGCAGATTTATTTGCCGGAAGAAGAAGTGGTCATGGATCGCCTGCAGTATTATACGGACGAGCTCGACCCTGATAAATTTAAAGAGGCGTTGTTTAGTGATCCAAGTTTTGTAAAAAAAGATTTAATTACATTTGGCGAAGAGTATACGGATGGGTCACGTCTAATGGACGTTGATTTTCTGCAACGAATGTTGCTGTACGTCAATCCGGCGGCGTGGATGGAGAACAGTGACGGGAATGAACAAAATGAGAATTTAATCCAAAAAAGCATTGATTTTGTCAACGAACATGGCGGCTGGACCGATATGTATCATTTTGCAAAATGGAATAAGGAGGAACGGAAAGTTGTATTCCGCCTTACGGTTAACGGCTGTCCCGTGTTTAATGAATACGGTATGTCTGAAATCGTACAAACATGGGGAGGTAGCGACCTTGTAAAATATCAGCGGCCTCTGTTTCGTTTAGAAATTGCCGACCGCGCCCATGTGCCAAAAACGCTATTATCCGGTCATGGAGTGATCGAAAAGCTCGAAAAGATAAAAGGACTTAGAAAGGGTCTAGTCAAAGATATTACAGTTGGCTATGAGCTTATGAAAGATCCGGAACGTGAAAAAGTGATTATTTTAGAGCCGGCATGGTTTTACTTGTATGGCCAGACGTGGAAGAAAGTACCCATAGATGATCAGGATCTTGAAAAAAGAGGAGGGAACGTAAATGGATTGGAGTAAAACAAAGACGATTTTCATTATTACGTTCCTGATCCTCGATTGTTTTTTAGGTTATCAGTTTATGGAAAAGCGAAATAGCAGCCAGTTGGACGTCATTTTAGAAACAACCATTGAAGAGCAGTTGGATGCAAACGGCATCACCTACGTCGAACTGCCGAAAGAAATTACAAAGGCGGCTTATGTGAGCGGCAAAAGCAAGAAGTTTACGGAAGAAGAAGTGAAAAAATTGTCGGGGCAAAAAGTAACGATACAGGATGATAAAGAGCTAAAAGGGACATTCGTGCATCCGATATCGCTCAATTTTAAGGATCCGTACCGGTTGAAAGAATTTTTGCAGCGGCATATTATAGACGGCCAAAAATATACGTTTTGGGCGTTTGATGGAAAATCTAATACGGTCATTTGCTATCAGACGTACGATGGCAAAATCATTTATAATGAAAACAGCAAACTGTTAATACATGTCAATGATCGCAATGAAGCGGTATCTTATGAGCAAACGATGTTAGATGATTTACAAAAATATGAAAGAAAGCAAGACATTGTTCCTGCTATTAAGGCAATCGAAACGTTATATAAAAAAGGATATTTGCAGCCGGGAGACCGCGTTACCTCGGTGGAGCTGGGATACTATGGCCTTGTGCAGTTTACCGCCTCACAAGTATTAACGCCAACGTGGCACATTGTCGTAAACGGGAAAGAAGATTATTTTATTAACGCCTTTGAAGGACAAATCATTAACGATGAGGGGAATGTTTTGGAGTGAGAAATAATGGGGATGCAGTTTAGTGTCTTAGCAAGCGGCAGTACAGGAAATGCATTTTATATAGAAACAGAGCGGCAGCGGCTCCTTGTCGACGCAGGTTTAAGCGGCAAACAGTTAGAGCAATTATTTGCGCAAATCGACCGCCAGCTGCAAGATATCACCGCTGTGTTAATCACCCATGAACATAGCGATCATATTAAAGGGTTGGGCGTGATTGCTCGCAAGTACCGTTTGCCTATTTATGCGAACGAAAAAACATGGAAAGCAATGGAGGGAATGATTGGCGAAATCCCCACCGAGCAAAAGTTTATTTTTCCATTAGGGAAAGTGCAGTCGTTTGACGGCTTGGATGTGGAATCGTTTGGTGTATCGCATGATGCGGCCGAGCCGATGTTTTACGTATTTCATCATGAAGGAAAAAAGCTGGCGCTAATGACAGATACGGGGTATGTCAGTGACCGGATGAAAGGGACGATTGAAAATGCCGATGTCTTTATTTTTGAAAGCAACCATGATGTCGAAATGCTGCGGATGGGAAAATACCCGTGGAATGTCAAACGCCGCATTTTAAGCGATGTCGGCCATATTTCAAACGAAGATGCAGGGCTGGCGTTAGCCGATGTCATTGGCGACCGTACAAAGCGAATTTATTTGGCCCATCTAAGTCAAGATAATAATATAAAAGAATTAGCGCGGATGACAGTAGCACAAGTGTTGGCAAATAAAGGGCTGGGGGTTGGCGATCAGTTTGATTTATACGATACCGATCCGAAAAAAGCAACGGCGTTAGCGTATGTCTGACTATCGTTTTGTCGAAAATAGATAAACGTGTTTACCATGGATTTTTCTGCTTATCCATGATTATAATGAGGAATGGACAGCCTATCGGAAGGAACGATCGTTACGGAAAGGATTGATGCGCATGGGGTACTACGATGACCATTATGAGCAGTACCAGCCAATTCAAAAAAGAAGACGCGGAGGCTGGTTTGTTTCTACGTTAGTAGGCGCTGTGTTAGGGGCGTTTTTAGTAGTAATCTCTATTCCGGCTCTTTCGCGGTGGGACGTGCTTCCTTATGATATTGTCCCGAAAGAAAGTGAACAAGCATCAAATAAGGAAACAGCCAAGGTGCCTCCCATCCAGCAAAACGTTTCCGTTGATGTGACAAGCCAAATAACAAAAGCGATTGATAAAGTGTCCGATGCGGTTGTTGGTGTTGTTAACATTCAAGAAGCGAATTTTTGGTCGCAGGACGGAGAAGAGGAAGCGGGAACCGGCTCAGGCGTCATCTATAAAAAAGAGAATGGGAAAGCTTTTATTGTGACGAACCATCATGTTGTGGAGAACGCCAGTCAATTAGAAGTAAGCTTAAAAGATGGAACAAGAGTGCCAGCGAAGCTGTTGGGAAGCGATGTGTATATGGATTTAGCGGTATTGGAAATCGATGCGAAGCATGTCAAAAAAGTAGCCGAATTTGGCAATTCAGATACAGTCAAACCGGGAGAACCTGTCATTGCGATCGGCAATCCGCTTGGGCTACAATTTGCTGGTTCTGTTACAGAAGGAATTATATCAGGAACGAATCGAACAGTAGAAGTTGACTTAGACCAAGATGGTAGTCCGGATTGGAATGCGGAAGTATTGCAAACGGATGCGGCCATTAACCCAGGTAATAGCGGTGGAGCCCTTGTCAATATTCAAGGGCAAGTTATTGGCATTAACTCAATGAAAATTGCCCAAGAAGCGGTAGAGGGAATTGGATTTGCCATCCCAATTAATACAGTGATTCCGGTTATTTCAGATTTAGAAAAGTACGGGCAAGTGCGTCGTCCATACATGGGGGTAGAGCTTCGGTCTTTAAGCGATATTTCCTCGTATCATTTACAGGCAACACTGCATTTGCCGAAAAATATAACCGAAGGGGCGGCGATCATTCAAGTTGAGCCGATGTCGCCGGCCGCACAAGCGGGCTTAAAGCAATTTGATGTCATCGTTGCCTTAGACGATCACAAAATTCGTGATGTATTGGACTTGCGAAAATATTTGTATACGAAAAAATCGATTGGCGATAAAATGAAAGTGACATTCTACCGTGACGGGGAAAAACATACGGTGACGATGAAGCTGGAAAGAGAATCCTTTTAATCAAGATTGAAAAAGGGGAAAGGAGCGGATTCACGCTCCTTCTTCTTTTTCCACAAGTGGATAAAAGGAGTGGGACCGATGTTTATTTGCTGTGAAGAACATGTGGATATAGCTATTGATATGTATGTGGATGAAACAGAACAAGCCCCTAATATTTCATTGATTCCTGTGGATAACTCCGATCAATCGTGCGATTTTTGCGAAAATAAGGCTGTATATATAGTAGGGAACTAACGTTTTTACACAATATGTGGATATGTATTGTGTATATGTGGATAAGTGTTGTTGATAACATGTTCACAAGGTGGGGATGAGCTGTGCATATTTATATTGTTGCTGTTGGTAAGTTGAAAGAAAAATATTTAGTACAAGGGGTGAATGAATATGCAAAACGGCTATCCGCCTATGCGAAAATCGACCTTATGGAAGTTCCGGATGAGAAAGCGCCGGAACATTTAAGC is a window encoding:
- a CDS encoding S1C family serine protease → MGYYDDHYEQYQPIQKRRRGGWFVSTLVGAVLGAFLVVISIPALSRWDVLPYDIVPKESEQASNKETAKVPPIQQNVSVDVTSQITKAIDKVSDAVVGVVNIQEANFWSQDGEEEAGTGSGVIYKKENGKAFIVTNHHVVENASQLEVSLKDGTRVPAKLLGSDVYMDLAVLEIDAKHVKKVAEFGNSDTVKPGEPVIAIGNPLGLQFAGSVTEGIISGTNRTVEVDLDQDGSPDWNAEVLQTDAAINPGNSGGALVNIQGQVIGINSMKIAQEAVEGIGFAIPINTVIPVISDLEKYGQVRRPYMGVELRSLSDISSYHLQATLHLPKNITEGAAIIQVEPMSPAAQAGLKQFDVIVALDDHKIRDVLDLRKYLYTKKSIGDKMKVTFYRDGEKHTVTMKLERESF
- a CDS encoding CxxH/CxxC protein, with amino-acid sequence MFICCEEHVDIAIDMYVDETEQAPNISLIPVDNSDQSCDFCENKAVYIVGN
- a CDS encoding two-component system regulatory protein YycI yields the protein MDWSKTKTIFIITFLILDCFLGYQFMEKRNSSQLDVILETTIEEQLDANGITYVELPKEITKAAYVSGKSKKFTEEEVKKLSGQKVTIQDDKELKGTFVHPISLNFKDPYRLKEFLQRHIIDGQKYTFWAFDGKSNTVICYQTYDGKIIYNENSKLLIHVNDRNEAVSYEQTMLDDLQKYERKQDIVPAIKAIETLYKKGYLQPGDRVTSVELGYYGLVQFTASQVLTPTWHIVVNGKEDYFINAFEGQIINDEGNVLE
- a CDS encoding YycH family regulatory protein, with protein sequence MYETVKSIVLTTLVLISIILTFGLWTYHPKYDVLQNDEYIQHVSVSNTQVDTAMIVQPSQILIHKNNAHYGIDKDEEKNEILKEIKKWTIDDFEDISSTIPTGKFLSFLYEKQRLELVYPDSIPIDVYRSIFQIKDKGIKNVYFDRIVIPLANKNELSVYFISTEKRKVYKALASDVTLSEINKLTEEIDRYPRYFPYAVSETKQIYLPEEEVVMDRLQYYTDELDPDKFKEALFSDPSFVKKDLITFGEEYTDGSRLMDVDFLQRMLLYVNPAAWMENSDGNEQNENLIQKSIDFVNEHGGWTDMYHFAKWNKEERKVVFRLTVNGCPVFNEYGMSEIVQTWGGSDLVKYQRPLFRLEIADRAHVPKTLLSGHGVIEKLEKIKGLRKGLVKDITVGYELMKDPEREKVIILEPAWFYLYGQTWKKVPIDDQDLEKRGGNVNGLE
- a CDS encoding MBL fold metallo-hydrolase is translated as MGMQFSVLASGSTGNAFYIETERQRLLVDAGLSGKQLEQLFAQIDRQLQDITAVLITHEHSDHIKGLGVIARKYRLPIYANEKTWKAMEGMIGEIPTEQKFIFPLGKVQSFDGLDVESFGVSHDAAEPMFYVFHHEGKKLALMTDTGYVSDRMKGTIENADVFIFESNHDVEMLRMGKYPWNVKRRILSDVGHISNEDAGLALADVIGDRTKRIYLAHLSQDNNIKELARMTVAQVLANKGLGVGDQFDLYDTDPKKATALAYV